The Macaca fascicularis isolate 582-1 chromosome 11, T2T-MFA8v1.1 genome includes a region encoding these proteins:
- the LEMD3 gene encoding inner nuclear membrane protein Man1 isoform X3: protein MAAAAASAPQQLSDEELFSQLRRYGLSPGPVTESTRPVYLKKLKKLREEEQQQHRSGGRGNKTRNSNNNNTAAATVVAAGPAAAAAAGMGVRPVAGDLSYLRTPGGLCRISASGSENLLGGPGGASAAPTAGSKVLLGFSSDESDVEASPRDQAGGGGRKDRASLQYRGLKAPPAPLAASEVTNSNSAERRKPHSWWGARRPAGPDLQTPPGKDGAVEDEEGEGEDGEERDPEAEEPLWASRTVNGSRLVPYSCRENYSDSEEEDDDDVASSRQVLKDDSVSRHRPRRTHSKPLSPLTAKSAGGRLETSVQGGGGHAMNDRAAAAGSLDRSRNLEEAAEQGGGCDQVDSSPVPRYRVNAKKLTPLLPPPLTDMDSTLDSSTGSLLKTNNHIGGGAFNVDSPRIYSNSLPPSAAVAAASSLRINHANHTGSNHTYLKNTYNKPKLSEPEEELLQQFKREEVSPTGSFSAHYLSMFLLTAACLFFLILGLTYLGMRGTGVSEDGELSIENPFGETFGKIQESEKILMMNTLYKLHDRLAQLAG from the coding sequence ATGGCGGCGGCAGCGGCTTCGGCACCTCAGCAGCTCTCGGATGAGGAGCTTTTCTCTCAGCTCCGCCGTTACGGCCTGTCTCCCGGACCAGTGACGGAGAGCACCCGCCCGGTCTACCTCAAGAAGCTGAAGAAGCTTCGAGAGGAAGAGCAGCAACAGCACCGGTCGGGGGGCCGCGGCAACAAGACGCGGaacagtaataacaataacaCGGCAGCCGCCACGGTCGTAGCCGCGGGACCAGCGGCGGCAGCAGCCGCGGGGATGGGGGTCCGGCCAGTCGCGGGCGACCTCTCCTACTTACGGACTCCTGGGGGCCTGTGCCGAATCTCGGCCTCCGGCTCGGAGAACCTCCTGGGAGGGCCCGGGGGCGCCTCCGCCGCCCCCACGGCTGGCAGCAAAGTGCTGCTGGGCTTCAGCTCGGACGAGTCGGACGTGGAGGCCAGTCCCCGGGACCAGGCCGGCGGCGGCGGGAGGAAAGACCGGGCTTCGCTCCAGTACCGCGGGCTCAAAGCGCCGCCGGCGCCCCTGGCCGCCAGCGAGGTGACTAACAGCAACTCTGCCGAGCGAAGGAAGCCCCACTCGTGGTGGGGGGCCAGGAGGCCGGCGGGCCCCGACCTGCAGACCCCGCCGGGGAAAGATGGAGCAGTGGAGGacgaggaaggggagggagaggacgGTGAGGAGAGGGACCCGGAGGCCGAGGAGCCGCTCTGGGCGAGCCGGACCGTGAATGGCAGCCGGCTTGTCCCCTACAGCTGCCGGGAAAACTATTCGGACTCAGAGGAAGAGGACGACGACGACGTGGCCTCCAGCAGACAGGTATTAAAGGACGACTCCGTTTCCCGGCATCGGCCCAGACGAACCCATAGTAAGCCTCTCTCCCCGCTGACTGCTAAATCGGCCGGCGGCAGGCTGGAGACTTCAGTTCAGGGAGGGGGAGGACACGCGATGAATGACAGGGCGGCGGCTGCCGGGAGTCTAGACAGGAGCCGAAACCTCGAAGAGGCGGCGGAGCAGGGAGGAGGTTGTGATCAAGTGGACTCCAGCCCGGTTCCTAGATACCGTGTTAACGCTAAGAAACTGACCCCACTCCTGCCCCCGCCACTTACTGACATGGACTCAACCTTGGATTCGTCAACAGGCTCCCTTCTGAAAACCAATAATCATATTGGCGGTGGGGCCTTCAATGTGGACTCTCCCAGGATTTATTCTAACAGCCTCCCTCCCAGTGCGGCGGTGGCCGCCGCTAGTTCACTCAGGATCAACCACGCCAATCATACGGGCTCCAATCATACCTACCTGAAAAACACATACAACAAACCGAAGCTTTCCGAACCCGAAGAGGAACTTCTCCAGCAATTTAAACGGGAGGAGGTGTCCCCAACAGGGAGTTTCAGTGCCCACTACTTGTCGATGTTTCTCTTAACTGCTGCCTGCTTATTTTTCCTAATACTGGGACTGACATACCTAGGAATGAGAGGGACAGGAGTATCTGAGGATGGAGAACTCAGCA